A window of Gemmatimonadota bacterium contains these coding sequences:
- a CDS encoding tetratricopeptide repeat protein has protein sequence MKKRLALSILITLIHAPIYAQWNIAVLPHENTTGDPQWNWLSAAISEGYINAYYRVPKIHAVDEEYLRHKLGDAPVSSSDLAKKLDIHLILSGRYHIVGSRIQIETDMLHTTSGEVIETFTGQASVSAPLDAILPILYAIPDQLNVTLTPHEKTRLQMPMFHNPEALRMATESMMALYRALRQSPIDNALLTQAESGLKRAVQRDAKSAMPHYYLGRIYQTSNKITEAENAYRNALKIDLEHIAARYRLALILKKQDRTEEAMSELEQALQQSPINPDIQASLSGMFFNQYAQTFETITAQLRQAIQANPDDPIACYELANAYNELDRIDEATKYYHQALQRDSTLADAHFKLGMIAHRKGNHEKAVDHLQKAAAHNTQFTRVHFRLGTVLHLIERHDAAIKAFSKAIEVEPNYVIPRYHLGLSYLATAQTDSAYEAFQKYAELTTDDHRPHFQMAEIARQKGEPERAINGYMRAIAISPVHVPSHIRLGYLHAEHQRFDLALQQLQTALRLQPDHPNAEKILADIQKWTP, from the coding sequence ATGAAAAAACGCCTCGCACTCAGCATCCTCATCACCCTGATCCACGCGCCCATCTACGCCCAATGGAACATCGCCGTATTGCCACACGAAAACACAACGGGCGACCCGCAGTGGAATTGGCTCTCCGCAGCCATTTCCGAAGGATATATCAACGCCTATTACCGTGTACCCAAAATACACGCCGTTGACGAAGAATATCTGCGCCACAAACTCGGAGATGCGCCGGTAAGCTCCTCTGATCTCGCAAAAAAATTGGACATCCACCTGATTTTAAGCGGGCGTTATCACATTGTGGGATCGCGCATCCAAATCGAAACCGACATGCTTCATACAACCTCGGGCGAAGTCATCGAAACCTTTACGGGACAGGCATCCGTCTCTGCACCGCTCGACGCCATCTTGCCCATACTCTACGCCATTCCAGATCAATTGAACGTGACCCTGACACCCCATGAAAAAACCCGTCTGCAAATGCCCATGTTTCACAATCCAGAAGCACTCCGCATGGCAACCGAAAGCATGATGGCACTATATCGGGCACTGCGGCAATCTCCCATTGACAACGCCCTGCTCACACAGGCCGAAAGTGGTCTAAAACGCGCCGTACAACGCGATGCCAAAAGTGCGATGCCCCACTATTATCTCGGACGCATCTACCAAACGAGCAACAAAATAACAGAAGCGGAAAATGCCTATCGCAACGCCCTCAAAATCGACCTTGAACACATTGCCGCGCGCTATCGCCTTGCCCTGATCCTCAAAAAACAGGACCGTACAGAAGAAGCCATGAGCGAACTCGAACAAGCCCTCCAGCAATCGCCCATAAATCCCGATATTCAGGCATCTTTATCCGGCATGTTCTTCAATCAATACGCCCAAACCTTTGAAACAATCACCGCGCAACTGCGCCAGGCCATTCAGGCCAATCCCGATGATCCCATAGCCTGTTACGAACTCGCCAATGCTTATAACGAACTCGACCGCATCGACGAAGCCACAAAATACTACCATCAAGCCCTGCAACGCGATTCCACACTCGCCGATGCGCATTTCAAACTCGGCATGATCGCACACCGCAAAGGAAATCACGAAAAAGCCGTTGACCATCTCCAAAAGGCCGCAGCGCACAACACCCAATTCACCCGCGTCCATTTTCGCCTCGGCACCGTACTCCACCTGATAGAGCGCCATGACGCGGCGATCAAAGCCTTTTCAAAAGCCATCGAAGTCGAACCCAATTACGTCATCCCGCGCTATCACCTGGGCTTGAGCTACCTCGCAACCGCGCAGACAGACAGCGCTTACGAAGCCTTTCAGAAATACGCCGAACTCACCACAGACGACCACCGTCCGCATTTTCAAATGGCCGAGATCGCCCGCCAAAAAGGAGAACCTGAACGCGCAATTAACGGATATATGCGCGCAATCGCCATCAGCCCTGTCCACGTACCCTCACACATACGCCTGGGCTATCTCCACGCCGAGCACCAGCGCTTTGACCTCGCCCTCCAGCAATTGCAAACCGCGCTGCGCCTGCAACCCGATCACCCGAATGCCGAAAAAATCCTCGCCGACATCCAGAAATGGACGCCATGA
- a CDS encoding PmoA family protein yields the protein MKLTLSIPRSRPAHLASFSAPEGCEAPLLQLKGRGEVLIAERDPSVPVYHVNLPALGGGEEASFEVLELDSAYAAAGISSQDADGKLSISLAGSPFMTFHHTTDYPKPVINPILTPNGTNMLREPMAAWGEGEHPWQRGLTLMQGAINGVDCWNERPNQPGYGRTAQDDISISHNALSLVIASENTWYEGDRALMSDSRSYRLYDSGRDAAVLDIALTLKASHGAVTIGDTKEGGFLCIRVNPSMNANADGEMRNAYGATDETGCWSLSSHWMDYYGPVGDEVAGFAIFDHPQNFRYPTTWHVRGYGLFAPNCWMFKPDHLMPEGASMTFRWRVIVHTGDTAQADIANRFLDYVDGPRVVWA from the coding sequence ATGAAATTGACGCTTTCAATTCCGCGTTCTCGTCCGGCGCATCTGGCGAGTTTTTCCGCTCCTGAGGGATGCGAGGCGCCGTTGTTGCAACTGAAGGGTAGAGGTGAGGTGCTGATTGCCGAGCGCGATCCTTCTGTGCCTGTTTATCACGTCAATCTGCCCGCGCTGGGCGGGGGTGAGGAAGCGAGTTTTGAGGTGTTGGAATTGGATAGTGCATATGCGGCTGCAGGGATTTCGTCGCAGGATGCCGATGGCAAACTCAGTATTTCTCTGGCGGGTTCGCCATTTATGACGTTTCACCATACGACGGATTATCCCAAGCCGGTTATCAATCCGATTTTGACGCCGAATGGGACCAATATGTTGCGCGAGCCGATGGCGGCATGGGGGGAGGGTGAACATCCCTGGCAGCGGGGGTTGACCCTGATGCAGGGAGCTATAAATGGGGTGGATTGCTGGAATGAGCGGCCCAACCAACCGGGATATGGGCGCACGGCGCAGGATGATATTTCTATTTCGCACAATGCATTGTCCCTGGTGATCGCTTCGGAAAATACGTGGTATGAGGGCGACCGCGCGCTGATGAGCGATAGTCGGTCGTATCGGCTGTACGATTCGGGTCGAGATGCCGCGGTTCTGGATATTGCGCTTACGCTCAAGGCTTCTCACGGTGCTGTGACGATTGGGGATACTAAGGAGGGTGGATTTTTGTGTATTCGCGTGAATCCGTCGATGAATGCCAATGCCGATGGGGAGATGCGCAATGCCTATGGCGCGACCGATGAGACGGGGTGCTGGTCGTTGTCTTCACACTGGATGGATTACTACGGTCCTGTGGGCGATGAGGTGGCGGGGTTTGCCATTTTTGATCATCCACAGAATTTCCGATATCCAACCACATGGCATGTGCGCGGTTATGGTTTGTTTGCGCCCAATTGCTGGATGTTCAAGCCCGATCACCTTATGCCCGAGGGCGCGTCTATGACGTTTCGCTGGCGCGTGATTGTGCATACGGGAGATACGGCACAGGCCGATATTGCAAATCGCTTTTTGGATTATGTGGATGGGCCGCGTGTGGTATGGGCGTAA
- a CDS encoding MIP family channel protein produces MNLLKKCSAEFIGAFAIVFGGCGAIAINQLSEGAITHVGIATSFGLIVMTMVYATGHISGAHFNPAVTTAFAFTRHFPKREILPYIAAQCLGAIAASGIHLWSLTPILKAKHPKQTLNLGVTQPMDNLFATAFIWEFLLTFFLMVVIMAVATDYRATGQAAGLAIGGTIWFEAMFAGPLCGASMNPARSLGPALTAGDWTHFPAYVLGPILGATAGAFFYEFIRCHSDPGTDAKGCC; encoded by the coding sequence ATGAACCTCCTCAAAAAATGTAGTGCCGAATTCATCGGCGCATTTGCCATCGTCTTTGGCGGATGTGGAGCCATTGCCATCAACCAGCTATCCGAAGGCGCCATCACCCACGTGGGCATCGCAACATCCTTTGGCCTCATCGTCATGACAATGGTTTACGCCACCGGGCACATCTCGGGCGCGCACTTCAACCCCGCCGTCACCACTGCCTTTGCCTTCACCCGCCACTTTCCCAAACGCGAAATCCTGCCCTACATCGCAGCGCAATGCCTCGGAGCCATCGCCGCCAGCGGCATTCACCTGTGGTCTCTCACACCCATCTTAAAAGCAAAACACCCAAAGCAGACCCTCAACCTGGGTGTCACACAACCGATGGACAACCTGTTTGCCACAGCTTTTATCTGGGAATTTTTGCTCACCTTCTTCTTAATGGTCGTCATCATGGCCGTTGCCACAGACTACCGCGCCACAGGTCAAGCCGCCGGCCTGGCCATTGGCGGCACCATCTGGTTTGAAGCCATGTTTGCCGGTCCGCTCTGTGGTGCCTCCATGAACCCGGCACGCAGCCTGGGTCCCGCTCTGACCGCTGGTGATTGGACCCATTTTCCCGCTTACGTACTCGGTCCCATTCTCGGCGCAACTGCAGGCGCATTTTTTTACGAATTCATCCGCTGCCATTCAGACCCCGGCACCGATGCCAAAGGCTGTTGTTAA
- a CDS encoding DUF262 domain-containing protein: protein MAFQEDVIVDDVEDDSPEEVMPFEYPITSYGADFTIDGLVSRLRQGDIFVPSFQRAFVWDEETASKFVESLLVGLPVPGIFLSREEDTKRLIIVDGQQRLVSLRSFYDGKFADTEKTFALTGLGKKSRFLGKTYASLQPKDRRRLDDAILHATIIRQDKHSDDNSSVYQVFERLNMGGKHLQPQEIRVAMYHGAFNDLLQDLNCNHTWRKLYGNVSNRMKDQELILRFLAMYFDRKNYQSPLKQFLNKYMGSNRNLTRQSEGEIRSVFENTVETVHNHLGPDAFKPSKGRFTAAVFDSVAVGIADRLKRGDILNGKELKAAYDTLMKNEDYRQTSIEGTAQTRTVNQRLTLAIKAFSDVP from the coding sequence ATGGCTTTTCAAGAAGATGTTATTGTTGACGATGTAGAAGACGACTCGCCTGAAGAAGTCATGCCCTTTGAATACCCTATAACGAGTTATGGTGCTGATTTCACTATTGATGGTTTGGTCAGCCGACTTCGACAGGGTGATATTTTTGTGCCATCTTTTCAACGCGCGTTCGTTTGGGATGAGGAAACAGCGTCGAAATTCGTGGAGTCTTTATTGGTAGGTCTGCCTGTACCGGGCATATTTCTGTCAAGAGAAGAAGATACAAAAAGATTAATCATTGTTGATGGACAACAACGGTTAGTGAGTCTTCGTTCGTTTTATGATGGAAAATTTGCTGATACTGAAAAAACATTTGCACTGACAGGATTAGGGAAAAAGTCACGTTTTTTAGGCAAAACTTATGCTTCTCTCCAGCCCAAAGATCGCCGCAGACTTGACGATGCTATTTTGCATGCGACTATTATTCGCCAGGATAAGCATTCGGACGATAATAGCAGTGTTTATCAGGTCTTTGAGCGGCTAAACATGGGCGGCAAGCATTTGCAGCCACAGGAAATTCGAGTGGCGATGTACCATGGTGCGTTTAATGATTTGTTGCAAGATCTCAATTGTAACCACACCTGGCGCAAGCTTTACGGCAATGTTAGCAATAGAATGAAAGATCAGGAACTTATTCTCAGATTTCTGGCTATGTACTTTGATAGAAAAAATTATCAAAGTCCCTTGAAGCAATTTTTGAATAAGTACATGGGGAGTAACAGGAACCTGACAAGACAGTCAGAAGGAGAAATCAGATCAGTTTTTGAGAACACGGTGGAAACAGTTCACAATCATTTAGGTCCTGACGCATTCAAGCCATCGAAAGGAAGATTTACGGCGGCAGTTTTCGATTCCGTCGCTGTGGGCATCGCGGATAGGTTAAAACGAGGCGATATTCTAAATGGTAAAGAACTAAAGGCAGCTTATGATACTCTTATGAAAAACGAGGATTACCGTCAAACATCTATTGAAGGTACTGCACAGACGAGAACAGTTAACCAAAGGCTTACCTTGGCAATTAAAGCATTTTCAGACGTTCCATGA
- a CDS encoding arsenate reductase ArsC, translating into MSSVLILCTGNSCRSQMAQGLFSHLSNGTYDAYSAGVSPSTVNPLAIRAMREIGIDISHHTSDSIDLYLNRDFDLVITVCDNAQENCPIFPGAKNTRHWPFEDPADAQGTEEERIRVFRKVRDEIRDKIANFLHSS; encoded by the coding sequence ATGAGCAGCGTACTCATCCTCTGCACGGGCAACTCCTGCCGCAGCCAAATGGCGCAAGGGCTCTTTAGCCATCTGAGCAATGGCACTTACGACGCCTATAGCGCAGGCGTCAGCCCCTCAACAGTCAACCCACTCGCCATTCGCGCCATGCGTGAAATCGGCATCGACATATCCCACCATACATCCGACAGCATTGACCTGTATCTCAATCGAGATTTTGACCTCGTCATCACCGTTTGCGACAACGCCCAAGAAAATTGTCCGATCTTCCCGGGCGCCAAAAACACGCGACACTGGCCCTTTGAAGACCCCGCCGATGCCCAAGGTACAGAAGAAGAACGAATACGCGTATTCCGCAAAGTGCGCGACGAAATACGCGACAAAATCGCAAACTTCCTCCATAGCTCTTAG
- a CDS encoding HEPN domain-containing protein produces MKNRETVQAKDRLDDLFSRVNEFSEDLELQSHWARYLCVRVSGFIETSIRSILSEYAREKSAPSVANYVESWLGSFQSPNMERILQLLGAFNSTWQDELKSLTESEPKDAIDGIKANRDLIAHGENVGITYTTIQRYYQNALMVVELIEDQCNS; encoded by the coding sequence ATGAAAAACCGCGAAACTGTTCAAGCCAAAGACCGCCTTGATGACTTATTCAGTCGGGTCAACGAATTTTCTGAAGACCTTGAACTTCAATCTCACTGGGCGAGATATTTATGTGTCAGGGTGTCCGGTTTTATAGAGACTTCAATTCGTTCGATTCTCAGTGAATATGCAAGAGAAAAGTCTGCTCCATCTGTAGCAAACTACGTCGAAAGCTGGTTGGGTTCCTTCCAAAGCCCTAACATGGAGCGGATACTACAATTGCTTGGGGCCTTTAATTCCACCTGGCAGGACGAACTGAAATCATTGACTGAAAGCGAACCAAAGGACGCCATTGACGGTATCAAGGCGAACAGAGATCTCATAGCACATGGCGAAAATGTAGGCATCACTTATACAACGATTCAGCGCTATTATCAGAATGCCCTAATGGTGGTCGAGTTAATTGAAGATCAATGTAACTCTTGA